One genomic window of Solanum dulcamara chromosome 10, daSolDulc1.2, whole genome shotgun sequence includes the following:
- the LOC129871589 gene encoding protein METABOLIC NETWORK MODULATOR 1-like, producing the protein MSQEAIQGNSYYAAVSLPVKRGRGRPRKDNSLKRVKTAHFPPGFKQTNEIPSEQVDTVNVANDGMIGQAVTGVVETAFDAGYFLNVRIGDSSINFRGVVFKPGHFDPVTAENDVAPHVPMIKRNDIHLPIRNQIQVHGYDWRPQLNVSAPTTAPPSGHLVGARGAVVPIVLQPVNPTNGFPPTTQAPPDSSQAAHMTAALKERGLQTVAPLAMLPPDDSLIEVTNGIEASHKLSAGNLNVVLERDIGNMNEPPSIEPSDSMNSPLPTSVSKPLMNYGIGRMTELLQAVQENLMENQVLRAGEPSIGPGEEPIRTRSPKTDG; encoded by the exons ATGAGCCAAGAAGCTATTCAAGGGAACAGCTACTATGCTGCAGTAAGTCTTCCTGTCAAGAGGGGGCGGGGGAGGCCACGCAAGGATAACAGCCTAAAGCGTGTAAAAACTGCTCATTTTCCACCAGGGTTTAAACAAACAAACGAGATCCCATCCGAACAAGTAGATACAGTTAATGTTGCAAATGATGGAATGATAGGTCAGGCTGTTACAGGTGTTGTCGAAACTGCATTTGATGCTGGTTATTTTCTCAATGTTAGGATTGGCGACTCCAGTATAAATTTCAGGGGTGTTGTTTTTAAGCCAGGACATTTTGATCCTGTCACGGCAGAAAATGATGTGGCACCACATGTTCCTATGATTAAAAGGAATGACATTCATCTACCCATTAGAAACCAAATTCAGGTACATGGCTATGATTGGAGGCCTCAGCTAAATGTATCGGCTCCAACAACAGCTCCTCCTTCTGGCCATTTGGTGGGCGCCCGCGGTGCTGTTGTTCCCATTGTCCTTCAACCTGTCAACCCGACCAATGGATTTCCACCTACGACGCAAGCTCCTCCAGATTCATCCCAAGCTGCTCATATGACAGCTGCTCTAAAAGAGAGAGGTTTGCAGACCGTTGCTCCCTTGGCTATGCTGCCACCTGATGATTCACTAATTGAAGTGACCAATGGCATTGAGGCCTCTCATAAGTTGTCAGCAGGGAACTTGAATGTGGTCCTGGAACGAGATATTGGCAACATGAATGAGCCTCCATCTATAGAACCAAGCGATTCTATGAATTCCCCTCTTCCCACCTCTGTTTCAAAACCATTGATGAATTACGGGATTGGCAGGATGACAGAGCTTTTACAG GCGGTGCAGGAAAATCTGATGGAGAACCAGGTGCTTCGTGCTGGGGAACCATCCATTGGCCCTGGCGAAGAGCCTATTAGAACAAGGAGTCCAAAAACGGATGGTTAA